A window of Lytechinus pictus isolate F3 Inbred chromosome 7, Lp3.0, whole genome shotgun sequence contains these coding sequences:
- the LOC129265082 gene encoding proton-coupled folate transporter-like isoform X1, with protein MSGVLRVVLFIFMGGLAMQWPITQHLIFDMACHRLGYSDDVCSDLGNHTDAEHAVQGQASTIMTYQSVFCDIPGAVASLILGAQSDKVGRKRIMLLPIMGVTLLLVILLLGSMIHTTSIVFIMASSVALGISGGIGTFMSTVTNYITDITPEEQRTETLSKTLPFMGLGVIVGLISSGILTQQLGVSAAYFIDFILMLVVLYLVTFHLKESKPTTDKSKDTTSHPEDQSQGVGSAIWENLTAGVKVFTSEKDGFVRIQLGMIVLQGMVGFAIMVAEGNLLMLYTKKSPFTWSPSMYSIFTATKNALGIVGQAVGTILFFKVMGAKSIRNDFILLLMASSAGFAINFIVASATTTTMMMMTTALVMFATPGQSAAGSITSKLVNPEHKGAFTSLGTFLNTITVPIAGFILNSIYSYTVHYSPGIVFLCIAAAHAVILTGNAYVVLFTKREATHGEKTD; from the exons ATGTCCGGGGTTTTGCGAGTtgtccttttcattttcatgggTGGTTTGGCCATGCAGTGGCCTATCACCCAGCATCTAATCTTTGACATGGCTTGTCATCGCTTAGGCTATTCAGATGATGTTTGCTCCGATCTTGGCAACCACACGGACGCTGAACACGCTGTACAGGGCCAAGCCTCTACCATAATGACATACCAATCTGTCTTCTGTGATATTCCTGGAGCAGTGGCGTCCCTTATTCTAGGAGCGCAAAGTGACAAGGTTGGACGAAAACGGATCATGCTCCTTCCAATAATGGGCGTGACACTTCTGCTTGTGATCCTGCTTCTAGGTTCAATGATACATACGACGTCCATCGTCTTCATAATGGCCAGTTCTGTTGCTTTGGGTATCAGTGGTGGAATAGGTACCTTCATGAGCACAGTCACTAACTATATCACGGACATCACCCCTGAAGAACAACGGACTGAGACACTAAGTAAAACTTTACCGTTCATGGGGTTAGGTGTCATCGTAGGGCTTATCTCCTCTGGTATCCTAACCCAACAACTCGGGGTGTCAGCGGCCTATTTCATAGACTTTATCTTAATGTTAGTAGTGCTCTACCTGGTTACCTTCCACCTTAAGGAGTCTAAACCAACCACTGACAAGTCCAAGGATACCACATCTCATCCGGAAGATCAGTCTCAGGGCGTCGGTTCCGCCATATGGGAAAACCTGACCGCTGGTGTAAAAGTATTCACGTCTGAGAAAGATGGCTTCGTCAGGATTCAGTTGGGAATGATAGTTCTGCAAGGCATGGTTGGATTTGCGATTATGGttg CCGAAGGTAATTTGTTGATGCTGTATACGAAGAAGTCACCCTTCACCTGGTCTCCATCTATGTACTCCATCTTTACCGCAACTAAGAATGCACTAGGCATAGTAGGGCAAGCCGTAGGAACCATTCTGTTCTTTAAAGTGATGGGCGCCAAGTCTATCAGGAATGATTTCATCTTGCTTTTGATGGCATCGTCTGCTGGGTTTGCCATAAATTTCATCGTCGCGTCGGCAACAACCaccacgatgatgatgatga CTACAGCTCTTGTTATGTTTGCTACACCTGGACAATCAGCAGCTGGTTCCATAACATCCAAACTCGTCAACCCGGAACATAAAG GTGCGTTCACATCTCTAGGTACCTTCCTCAACACAATCACTGTACCCATAGCAGGATTCATTCTCAATAGTATATATTCCTACACAGTGCATTATTCACCAGGTATTGTCTTTCTTTGTATAGCAGCAGCACATGCAGTCATTCTAACAGGAAATGC ATATGTGGTCCTATTTACGAAGCGAGAAGCTACCCATGGCGAGAAGACAGACTAA
- the LOC129265083 gene encoding DNA replication licensing factor mcm5-like: protein MAGFDDPGIFFSDNFGSEDQPDDGRINRAALQRRFKDFLRKFHDANFSYKYRDELKRHYNLGHYFLEISLDDLASFDEDLADQLQKQPAEYLPLFEEAAKETADEVTRPRPEEDEDVQDIQIMLKSEANPIPIRNLKSEEVSKLIKIPGIVIAASAIRAKATRITIQCRSCRNYVPNLTLKPGLEGYTMPRKCNTDQAGRPKCPLDPFFIVPDKCKCVDFQILKLQEAPEDVPNGEMPRHLQLFCDRYLCEKVVPGNRVTIIGVYSIKKAGPVSKRTRKNKVAVGIRNPYIRVVGIEVDQEGLGRTSAAHQVTPQEEEEFRRLSANPNVYDIIARSIAPSIYGSIDVKKAISCLLFGGSRKRLPDGLIRRGDINLLLLGDPGTAKSQLLKFVEKVSPIGVYTSGKGSSAAGLTASVMRDPATRNFIMEGGAMVLADGGVVCIDEFDKMREDDRVAIHEAMEQQTISIAKAGITTTLNSRASVLAAANSVFGRWDDTKGDENIDFMPTILSRFDMIFIIKDEHDEARDMRLAKHVMGVHMHAQVTATAQEGELSLNFLKKYIGFIRNKCGPRISNAAADKLKNRYVLMRSGARDHEMETDRKTSIPITVRQLEAIIRISESLAKMKLKPFASEEDVDEALRLFQVSTLDAARTGNLSGVEGFTTQEDQDELNHIERQLKRRFAIGSQVSEHCIIQDFLRQKYPERSIQKVIYLMMRRGEVQYRMQRKMLYRIK, encoded by the exons AGATGAGCTTAAGCGTCATTACAACTTGGGTCACTACTTCTTGGAGATCAGTCTTGATGATTTGGCCAGCTTTGATGAAGATTTGGCTGACCAATTACAAAAACAACCAGCTGAATACCTTCCATTG TTTGAGGAAGCAGCTAAGGAAACCGCTGATGAAGTGACAAGACCCAGGcctgaagaagatgaagatgtCCAAGATATTCAGATCATGCTCAAATCTGAAGCCAACCCCATCCCAATCAGGAACCTGAAA tcTGAAGAGGTCTCAAAGCTTATCAAGATTCCAGGTATTGTGATTGCTGCATCAGCAATCCGTGCTAAGGCAACACGCATTACCATCCAGTGTCGTAGCTGCAGGAACTATGTACCTAATCTAACTCTTAAGCCCGGGCTAGAGGGTTACACCATGCCTCGTAAATGCAACAC TGATCAGGCGGGAAGACCTAAGTGCCCATTGGATCCATTCTTTATTGTACCAGACAAGTGTAAGTGTGTAGACTTTCAGATTTTGAAGCTTCAGGAGGCTCCTGAGGATGTACCCAATGGTGAGATGCCAAGACATTTACAGCTATTCTGTGACAG GTATTTGTGTGAGAAGGTTGTTCCTGGTAATAGAGTGACCATCATTGGAGTCTATTCCATCAAGAAGGCTGGACCAGTTTCCAAG cGTACACGTAAGAACAAGGTAGCAGTAGGAATCCGTAACCCTTACATCCGTGTTGTTGGTATTGAAGTTGATCAGGAAGGGTTAGGAAGGACTAGTGCTGCCCATCAGGTTACTcctcaagaagaagaagagttcAGGCGTCTTTCTGCCAATCCTAATGTCTATGACATCATCGCGCGTAGTATAGCACCCTCTATCTATGGAAGTATAG ATGTAAAGAAGGCGATCTCATGTCTGTTGTTTGGCGGATCCCGTAAGCGTCTTCCTGATGGTCTGATACGCCGTGGTGACATCAATCTCCTGTTGCTAGGTGACCCTGGTACAGCTAAGAGTCAGCTTCTCAAGTTTGTAGAGAAGGTCTCTCCTATTGGG gttTACACATCAGGAAAAGGAAGCAGTGCTGCTGGTCTTACTGCATCAGTTATGAGGGATCCAGCAACA CGAAACTTCATCATGGAAGGTGGAGCTATGGTGTTGGCGGATGGCGGTGTTGTTTGTATTGACGAGTTTGACAAGATGAGAGAGGATGATCGTGTAGCTATTCATGAGGCTATGGAACAACAAACGATCTCCATTGCCAAGGCAGGGATTACCACTACACTGAACTCAAGGGCATCGGTTCTGGCTGCGGCCAACTCAGTCTTTGGACGATGGGATGATACTAAAGGGGATGAG AACATAGACTTCATGCCTACCATCCTGTCTCGTTTTGAcatgatcttcattataaaaGATGAGCATGATGAAGCTAGAGATATG AGACTAGCCAAGCATGTGATGGGTGTACACATGCATGCACAGGTTACTGCTACAGCTCAAGAGGGAGAACTAAGCCTAAATTTCCTCAAGAAATACATTGGATTCATTCGCAA CAAATGTGGACCACGCATCTCTAACGCTGCTGCTGACAAACTGAAGAATCGTTATGTCTTGATGAGAAGTGGAGCTAGAGATCATGAGATGGAGACTGATAGGAAGACTAGCATACCAATCACTGTCAG GCAACTTGAAGCCATCATCCGTATATCAGAATCCCTTGCTAAGATGAAGCTGAAACCTTTTGCCAGTGAGGAAGATGTAGATGAAGCTTTGAGACTCTTCCAGGTTTCTACGCTAGATGCTGCTAGGACTGGAAACCTGTCTG GTGTTGAAGGCTTTACAACCCAAGAGGATCAAGATGAGTTGAATCATATTGAAAGACAGCTGAAGAGGAGGTTTGCCATTGGCTCTCAGGTTTCAGAACATTGTATCATCCAAGACTTCCTTAGACAG AAATACCCGGAACGTTCCATCCAGAAGGTGATATACCTTATGATGCGCAGAGGTGAGGTCCAGTATCGAATGCAACGAAAGATGCTCTACCGTATCAAGTGA
- the LOC129265082 gene encoding proton-coupled folate transporter-like isoform X2, with product MSGVLRVVLFIFMGGLAMQWPITQHLIFDMACHRLGYSDDVCSDLGNHTDAEHAVQGQASTIMTYQSVFCDIPGAVASLILGAQSDKVGRKRIMLLPIMGVTLLLVILLLGSMIHTTSIVFIMASSVALGISGGIGTFMSTVTNYITDITPEEQRTETLSKTLPFMGLGVIVGLISSGILTQQLGVSAAYFIDFILMLVVLYLVTFHLKESKPTTDKSKDTTSHPEDQSQGVGSAIWENLTAGVKVFTSEKDGFVRIQLGMIVLQGMVGFAIMVAEGNLLMLYTKKSPFTWSPSMYSIFTATKNALGIVGQAVGTILFFKVMGAKSIRNDFILLLMASSAGFAINFIVASATTTTMMMMTTALVMFATPGQSAAGSITSKLVNPEHKDMWSYLRSEKLPMARRQTKLMMPLYMILRSVWGCTVH from the exons ATGTCCGGGGTTTTGCGAGTtgtccttttcattttcatgggTGGTTTGGCCATGCAGTGGCCTATCACCCAGCATCTAATCTTTGACATGGCTTGTCATCGCTTAGGCTATTCAGATGATGTTTGCTCCGATCTTGGCAACCACACGGACGCTGAACACGCTGTACAGGGCCAAGCCTCTACCATAATGACATACCAATCTGTCTTCTGTGATATTCCTGGAGCAGTGGCGTCCCTTATTCTAGGAGCGCAAAGTGACAAGGTTGGACGAAAACGGATCATGCTCCTTCCAATAATGGGCGTGACACTTCTGCTTGTGATCCTGCTTCTAGGTTCAATGATACATACGACGTCCATCGTCTTCATAATGGCCAGTTCTGTTGCTTTGGGTATCAGTGGTGGAATAGGTACCTTCATGAGCACAGTCACTAACTATATCACGGACATCACCCCTGAAGAACAACGGACTGAGACACTAAGTAAAACTTTACCGTTCATGGGGTTAGGTGTCATCGTAGGGCTTATCTCCTCTGGTATCCTAACCCAACAACTCGGGGTGTCAGCGGCCTATTTCATAGACTTTATCTTAATGTTAGTAGTGCTCTACCTGGTTACCTTCCACCTTAAGGAGTCTAAACCAACCACTGACAAGTCCAAGGATACCACATCTCATCCGGAAGATCAGTCTCAGGGCGTCGGTTCCGCCATATGGGAAAACCTGACCGCTGGTGTAAAAGTATTCACGTCTGAGAAAGATGGCTTCGTCAGGATTCAGTTGGGAATGATAGTTCTGCAAGGCATGGTTGGATTTGCGATTATGGttg CCGAAGGTAATTTGTTGATGCTGTATACGAAGAAGTCACCCTTCACCTGGTCTCCATCTATGTACTCCATCTTTACCGCAACTAAGAATGCACTAGGCATAGTAGGGCAAGCCGTAGGAACCATTCTGTTCTTTAAAGTGATGGGCGCCAAGTCTATCAGGAATGATTTCATCTTGCTTTTGATGGCATCGTCTGCTGGGTTTGCCATAAATTTCATCGTCGCGTCGGCAACAACCaccacgatgatgatgatga CTACAGCTCTTGTTATGTTTGCTACACCTGGACAATCAGCAGCTGGTTCCATAACATCCAAACTCGTCAACCCGGAACATAAAG ATATGTGGTCCTATTTACGAAGCGAGAAGCTACCCATGGCGAGAAGACAGACTAAACTCATGATGCCTTTGTATATGATATTGAGATCAGTATGGGGGTGTACTgtacattaa
- the LOC129265082 gene encoding proton-coupled folate transporter-like isoform X3 gives MSGVLRVVLFIFMGGLAMQWPITQHLIFDMACHRLGYSDDVCSDLGNHTDAEHAVQGQASTIMTYQSVFCDIPGAVASLILGAQSDKVGRKRIMLLPIMGVTLLLVILLLGSMIHTTSIVFIMASSVALGISGGIGTFMSTVTNYITDITPEEQRTETLSKTLPFMGLGVIVGLISSGILTQQLGVSAAYFIDFILMLVVLYLVTFHLKESKPTTDKSKDTTSHPEDQSQGVGSAIWENLTAGVKVFTSEKDGFVRIQLGMIVLQGMVGFAIMVAEGNLLMLYTKKSPFTWSPSMYSIFTATKNALGIVGQAVGTILFFKVMGAKSIRNDFILLLMASSAGFAINFIVASATTTTMMMMTTALVMFATPGQSAAGSITSKLVNPEHKDMWSYLRSEKLPMARRQTKLMMPLYMILRSVWGCTFHSPLNKICSFIMLNSGLVDYYNRIS, from the exons ATGTCCGGGGTTTTGCGAGTtgtccttttcattttcatgggTGGTTTGGCCATGCAGTGGCCTATCACCCAGCATCTAATCTTTGACATGGCTTGTCATCGCTTAGGCTATTCAGATGATGTTTGCTCCGATCTTGGCAACCACACGGACGCTGAACACGCTGTACAGGGCCAAGCCTCTACCATAATGACATACCAATCTGTCTTCTGTGATATTCCTGGAGCAGTGGCGTCCCTTATTCTAGGAGCGCAAAGTGACAAGGTTGGACGAAAACGGATCATGCTCCTTCCAATAATGGGCGTGACACTTCTGCTTGTGATCCTGCTTCTAGGTTCAATGATACATACGACGTCCATCGTCTTCATAATGGCCAGTTCTGTTGCTTTGGGTATCAGTGGTGGAATAGGTACCTTCATGAGCACAGTCACTAACTATATCACGGACATCACCCCTGAAGAACAACGGACTGAGACACTAAGTAAAACTTTACCGTTCATGGGGTTAGGTGTCATCGTAGGGCTTATCTCCTCTGGTATCCTAACCCAACAACTCGGGGTGTCAGCGGCCTATTTCATAGACTTTATCTTAATGTTAGTAGTGCTCTACCTGGTTACCTTCCACCTTAAGGAGTCTAAACCAACCACTGACAAGTCCAAGGATACCACATCTCATCCGGAAGATCAGTCTCAGGGCGTCGGTTCCGCCATATGGGAAAACCTGACCGCTGGTGTAAAAGTATTCACGTCTGAGAAAGATGGCTTCGTCAGGATTCAGTTGGGAATGATAGTTCTGCAAGGCATGGTTGGATTTGCGATTATGGttg CCGAAGGTAATTTGTTGATGCTGTATACGAAGAAGTCACCCTTCACCTGGTCTCCATCTATGTACTCCATCTTTACCGCAACTAAGAATGCACTAGGCATAGTAGGGCAAGCCGTAGGAACCATTCTGTTCTTTAAAGTGATGGGCGCCAAGTCTATCAGGAATGATTTCATCTTGCTTTTGATGGCATCGTCTGCTGGGTTTGCCATAAATTTCATCGTCGCGTCGGCAACAACCaccacgatgatgatgatga CTACAGCTCTTGTTATGTTTGCTACACCTGGACAATCAGCAGCTGGTTCCATAACATCCAAACTCGTCAACCCGGAACATAAAG ATATGTGGTCCTATTTACGAAGCGAGAAGCTACCCATGGCGAGAAGACAGACTAAACTCATGATGCCTTTGTATATGATATTGAGATCAGTATGGGGGTGTACT